In a single window of the Zea mays cultivar B73 chromosome 5, Zm-B73-REFERENCE-NAM-5.0, whole genome shotgun sequence genome:
- the LOC100275514 gene encoding uncharacterized protein LOC100275514, whose amino-acid sequence MVVVDPKAVASAHQFTVVIDGVETTVHEGVLRRNGGTVAVVGPGVLEVSRLQHVVVRGGGGGDVRFSRCLYAAAEDCGAASFHRCDAVRVEGARAVAVRRCRSADVERAGAVAIRRCKGAARVRGAGELRVGRCREADVGACADVAVARCRAARADWCGALALGRCGSADVSRCGAVRVDRCRDATVAGCGTVAVRRGKVSMVELDQQMPPDFQDQTPMCQQGGPVLATPVAVVAK is encoded by the coding sequence ATGGTAGTCGTTGATCCGAAAGCCGTCGCCTCGGCGCACCAGTTCACCGTGGTCATCGACGGCGTCGAGACGACCGTCCACGAGGGCGTGCTCCGGCGCAACGGCGGCACGGTGGCCGTGGTCGGCCCGGGCGTCCTCGAGGTGAGCCGTCTCCAGCACGTGGTGGTgcgcggcgggggcgggggcgacgTGCGCTTCTCCCGGTGCCTGTACGCGGCCGCCGAGGACTGCGGCGCGGCGTCGTTCCACCGGTGCGACGCGGTGCGCGTGGAGGGCGCCCGCGCCGTGGCCGTGCGCCGGTGCCGCTCGGCCGACGTGGAGCGCGCGGGCGCCGTGGCCATCCGCCGCTGCAAGGGCGCCGCGCGCGTCCGCGGCGCCGGGGAGCTGCGCGTGGGCCGGTGCCGGGAGGCCGACGTCGGCGCGTGCGCCGACGTCGCCGTGGCCCGCTGCCGCGCCGCGCGCGCCGACTGGTGCGGCGCGCTCGCCCTCGGCAGGTGCGGTTCCGCCGACGTCAGCCGCTGCGGCGCCGTGCGCGTCGACCGGTGCCGCGACGCCACCGTGGCCGGGTGCGGCACCGTCGCCGTGCGCCGCGGCAAGGTCAGCATGGTGGAACTGGACCAGCAGATGCCGCCGGATTTCCAGGATCAGACCCCGATGTGTCAGCAGGGTGGACCTGTCCTCGCGACGCCGGTGGCAGTCGTGGCCAAGTGA
- the LOC100277840 gene encoding uncharacterized protein LOC100277840, which produces MALVDAKAAGASTSTVAAAPTVEHLLFLVVLDGVETPIHEGTLYGSAGGTVTVTGPGQLSADGLESVLVRGGGTGAGAVRFTLCADAAAEGVGAACFERCGAARVEGAREVSVSSCRAVEVERAGRVTLDRCRDARLRGGGALRATRCRRADVESFGGVRLARCKAARADWCGTVEVELCRAVDVRRCGAVTGERCRVVNAAGCGSVEVARAVINMVEEEQP; this is translated from the coding sequence ATGGCGCTCGTCGACGCGAAGGCCGCCGGCGCGTCCACCTCCACCGTGGCCGCTGCGCCCACGGTGGAGCACCTGTTGTTCCTCGTCGTCCTCGACGGCGTCGAGACGCCCATCCACGAGGGGACGCTGTACGGAAGCGCCGGGGGCACAGTCACCGTCACCGGCCCTGGCCAGCTCTCCGCCGACGGCCTCGAGAGCGTCCTGGTGCGCGGCGGCGGGACCGGGGCCGGCGCCGTGCGGTTCACGCTCTGCGCCGACGCGGCCGCCGAGGGCGTCGGCGCTGCGTGCTTCGAGCGGTGCGGCGCGGCCCGCGTGGAGGGCGCGCGCGAGGTGTCCGTGTCCTCGTGCCGCGCCGTGGAAGTGGAGCGCGCGGGCAGGGTCACCCTCGACCGCTGCCGCGACGCGCGGCTCCGGGGCGGGGGCGCGCTCCGCGCCACGCGGTGCCGGCGCGCTGACGTCGAGAGCTTCGGCGGGGTGCGCCTGGCGCGGTGCAAGGCCGCGCGCGCCGACTGGTGCGGCACCGTCGAGGTCGAGCTGTGCAGGGCCGTCGACGTCCGCCGCTGCGGAGCTGTCACCGGAGAGCGGTGCCGCGTCGTGAACGCTGCAGGGTGCGGCAGCGTCGAGGTGGCGCGGGCCGTGATCAACATGGTGGAGGAAGAGCAGCCGTAG
- the LOC100383782 gene encoding uncharacterized protein LOC100383782, whose amino-acid sequence MPPLPAADDLLILEFIASNRRIPHAVFNSFIASQSPPSAFSRTSQRLRKALVLRALDAALYTVGASCSSSLLLHKARKVLADPDAAACFPHQIPFTENEENDEARAAVADLKRLLDLEWANLPPSTLELVAGDGSHQTGAAADHTMRTKLRLFAKREILAKPVQVGSASHQSIRTQVADNASNANKADGARRDEAHPSNSNVNYEADSDRESMVGHQNASVKGAEGQLSEKSVFTSKKRVLVERIPKWDSSDDDQPVRKRKLDPFERKPYPSPTCAYKIRKKWSKIEIETLLEGVDKYGIGNWKDIKLAYPGVFEERSTVDLKDKFRNLGKRHHESS is encoded by the exons ATGCCGCCGCTGCCCGCGGCCGACGATTTACTCATTCTCGAGTTCATCGCGAGCAACCGCCGTATCCCCCACGCCGTGTTCAACTCCTTCATCGCCTCCCAATCCCCACCCTCCGCCTTCTCCCGCACCTCACAGCGCCTCCGAAAAGCCCTAGTGCTCCGCGCCCTCGACGCCGCCCTCTACACCGTGGGCGCCTCCTGCTCCTCCAGCCTCCTCCTCCACAAGGCGCGAAAGGTCCTCGCCGACCCCGACGCAGCCGCCTGCTTCCCCCACCAGATTCCTTTTACAGAAAATGAAGAAAACGATGAGGCTAGGGCTGCGGTGGCCGATCTCAAGCGCCTCCTCGACCTTGAGTGGGCCAACCTCCCGCCCTCCACGCTCGAGCTCGTCGCCGGGGACGGGTCCCACCAGACTGGTGCCGCTGCCGACCACACCATGCGTACAAAGCTTCGCCTGTTCG CGAAGCGTGAAATTTTAGCTAAGCCTGTGCAGGTTGGATCCGCTTCTCATCAATCAATTCGGACGCAAGTTGCTGATAACGCGAGCAATGCCAATAAAGCTGATGGCGCCCGGCGAGATGAGGCACATCCTTCTAATTCTAATGTAAACTATGAGGCTGATAGTGATCGTGAAAGTATGGTTGGGCACCAAAATGCATCGGTTAAAGGAGCAGAGGGTCAACTTTCAGAGAAGTCTGTCTTTACTTCTAAAAAGCGCGTTCTTGTGGAGAGAATTCCGAAG TGGGATAGCTCTGATGATGATCAGCCAGTGCGGAAGCGCAAGTTAGATCCATTTGAGAGAAAACCATATCCTTCTCCTACATGTGCATATAAGATCAGAAAGAAATGGAGTAAGATAGAGATAGAAACCTTGCTGGAAGGGGTGGACAA GTATGGCATAGGCAACTGGAAAGATATCAAATTAGCTTACCCTGGTGTCTTTGAGGAGAGATCAACG GTAGATCTGAAGGACAAGTTTAGAAATTTGGGAAAGCGCCACCATGAATCGTCTTGA
- the LOC100383782 gene encoding uncharacterized protein isoform X1 translates to MPPLPAADDLLILEFIASNRRIPHAVFNSFIASQSPPSAFSRTSQRLRKALVLRALDAALYTVGASCSSSLLLHKARKVLADPDAAACFPHQIPFTENEENDEARAAVADLKRLLDLEWANLPPSTLELVAGDGSHQTGAAADHTMRTKLRLFGESAKREILAKPVQVGSASHQSIRTQVADNASNANKADGARRDEAHPSNSNVNYEADSDRESMVGHQNASVKGAEGQLSEKSVFTSKKRVLVERIPKWDSSDDDQPVRKRKLDPFERKPYPSPTCAYKIRKKWSKIEIETLLEGVDKYGIGNWKDIKLAYPGVFEERSTVDLKDKFRNLGKRHHESS, encoded by the exons ATGCCGCCGCTGCCCGCGGCCGACGATTTACTCATTCTCGAGTTCATCGCGAGCAACCGCCGTATCCCCCACGCCGTGTTCAACTCCTTCATCGCCTCCCAATCCCCACCCTCCGCCTTCTCCCGCACCTCACAGCGCCTCCGAAAAGCCCTAGTGCTCCGCGCCCTCGACGCCGCCCTCTACACCGTGGGCGCCTCCTGCTCCTCCAGCCTCCTCCTCCACAAGGCGCGAAAGGTCCTCGCCGACCCCGACGCAGCCGCCTGCTTCCCCCACCAGATTCCTTTTACAGAAAATGAAGAAAACGATGAGGCTAGGGCTGCGGTGGCCGATCTCAAGCGCCTCCTCGACCTTGAGTGGGCCAACCTCCCGCCCTCCACGCTCGAGCTCGTCGCCGGGGACGGGTCCCACCAGACTGGTGCCGCTGCCGACCACACCATGCGTACAAAGCTTCGCCTGTTCG GGGAGTCAGCGAAGCGTGAAATTTTAGCTAAGCCTGTGCAGGTTGGATCCGCTTCTCATCAATCAATTCGGACGCAAGTTGCTGATAACGCGAGCAATGCCAATAAAGCTGATGGCGCCCGGCGAGATGAGGCACATCCTTCTAATTCTAATGTAAACTATGAGGCTGATAGTGATCGTGAAAGTATGGTTGGGCACCAAAATGCATCGGTTAAAGGAGCAGAGGGTCAACTTTCAGAGAAGTCTGTCTTTACTTCTAAAAAGCGCGTTCTTGTGGAGAGAATTCCGAAG TGGGATAGCTCTGATGATGATCAGCCAGTGCGGAAGCGCAAGTTAGATCCATTTGAGAGAAAACCATATCCTTCTCCTACATGTGCATATAAGATCAGAAAGAAATGGAGTAAGATAGAGATAGAAACCTTGCTGGAAGGGGTGGACAA GTATGGCATAGGCAACTGGAAAGATATCAAATTAGCTTACCCTGGTGTCTTTGAGGAGAGATCAACG GTAGATCTGAAGGACAAGTTTAGAAATTTGGGAAAGCGCCACCATGAATCGTCTTGA